The Heteronotia binoei isolate CCM8104 ecotype False Entrance Well chromosome 11, APGP_CSIRO_Hbin_v1, whole genome shotgun sequence genome includes the window attgtgcCGAGGCAAACCCAGATTTGCCACTGAGCTTTCCAGAGCCCCTTTTCCCAGCACATGTtgttctttctcctccttcctttgcaACATACCTGGGAGATAGGTGTAACCTGCTTTGGAGTTCTGACCAACATTTTGGGTATTGCAGACCCCCATTGAGAGCAGGAATGGCCAAGGGTGGCTGTTAAGCTTTTCTGCTTTTGCAACTTCAGGTGAAAGTTGTCATCTTGGGCCAGGACCCGTATCATGGACCCAGCCAAGCACATGGCCTCTGCTTCAGTGTCCAGAGACCCGTGCCACCTCCACCCAGGTaaggtttgcctttgcctgcatTGCGTTAGGATCAGACACACACAATCAGTTCTCAGTGGTCTTCCTATTCAAATCAGCATGCCATTGCTTTTAAATGGGTATCCGATTGCTGCCCACATTAAAATGGGTATTGCAGACTACTTGAAACAAAGTTGTTTATTAGGAAGTGTTTGGAAGGCGCTGTTGCAAAACCCTGTTTCATTGTTTGTTTGCAGCCTAGAAAATATTTACAAAGAGCTTGAAACAGACATAGAAGACTTTTCTCATCCTGGCCATGGAGACTTGACAGGGTGGGCCGGACAAGGTGATCGAGTTTCCTCTTTTGCTTTCTAGACTGGGCTCTTTCCTTTGTACCCCATCAGCATCTGGCAGGAAGGAGCAGATTTCTTCCTCCTATGCCCCGGCAGACATTGGAGAGTCTCCTAGATCATTTGGCCGCTCCTGGCAAGGAAGAATCCGCAGGGGCTACTGCTACAGCTACATCCCCAGCCCTAGCCGTCTTTCTGCTGCTGTGAGGTTACCCTCCCTTGTGCAAGCTGTGCTTCTCCGTCATGGATGGCAGCTGAGGGAAGTCAGACAAGCTTATTGTTGCGTTCAGGTTAGGCCAAATGCACACTTTCTGCAGCAGATGGATTTGTGGTTTGTCCACCTGTGTATCCCCATGTGCTTTAGCCTCATCTTTATGCCTTCCTCATGTATCCCAGTGAACCCGGACCACGTGCATCTGTTGTGTAAACCATCAGTCATTGCTTGCCTGTGCTCATGCCTTCCTGTGTTGTGTGTACTTCAGGAGTCCTCTTGCTCAATGCTGTCCTCACTGTCCGAGCGCACCAAGCCAACTCTCACAAGGAGAAGGGCTGGGAGCAGTTCACGGATGCGGTGGTGTCCTGGCTGAACAAAAACCTGGACGGGCTGGTCTTCATGCTATGGGGAGCCTATGCTCAGAAGAAGGGCAGCGCTATTGACAGAGTAAGCACATCTGGCCTTTTCCATTCATAGAGAAGTCAAGTCTGCTTGGGCAGCTCTTAGGTTGGCTTAGCTGGGTAGGATGGCATGCAGCAAGGAGTCTAAACCTAAGTTCTTACTTCCAGCAGTGAGACCTCTGTGTTTAGAAACTAGTCACTGCTAGCTACTGAGTATGAAGACTGGATTTCAGAGGTTGGGTGCATCTCCCTTCCAATTTTGATCTTCACCAGCAAAAGAGAGGATACTGATCCAGATAATTTTTTGACCTGTCGTGCTGCAATAATCATTCTGCAACACAGACTTTTTCCTCCTTCACACAGTAGATCTTAACCACTCTATGCACAAGAAAAAagttttgagttcagtggcatcttctaataccaacaaggttttattctgaGTATGTTTTTggacacaaaagcttattcctggaaataaactttgttggtcttaagggtgcccactggactcagattttgttcttttgcttctgaccaacatggctaccgaCCTGAATCTCTACTCACTGCAAGCCCAAATGAGAAGTCCTGGGTctgtagcaccctaggcaaatgagACTTATTTTGGTGACCCCTTTATTTGGTCCTGGCACAgtgcagtaaaaaggtaaaggtaaaagctaaccctaaccctgtgcaagcaccagtcattttcgactctggggtgatgtcaaatcatgacattttcacagcactttttacagggtggtttgccattgccttccacagccatctacactttcctcccagcaagctgggttctcattttaccgacctcagaaggctgagtcaaccttgagccggctacctgaaccagcttctgctgggatcgaactcaggtcataagcagagagcttggactgcagtactgcagctttaccactctgccacagTGCAGTAGGGTTCTTGAAATTCTGGTTTGTTTGATTCACCTTTAGGTTCCTGGATAAATGCCCAAGATTTAGATTCTGCTGCTCTGTTTTGAAATTTAATGTTCACTGCCTTcgggggaaggggggctgggttgTTTTTAATAATAAATTGTGGTGGTATATTAAGCACAGGTGGGGATGATGGTGAAATTAGCTCTCTCTGCTCTCTTGCAGAAACGCCACCATGTCTTACAGACGGTTCACCCTTCGCCCCTTTCTGTGCACAGGGGTTTCTTCGGCTGCAAGCATTTCTCAAAAACAAATGAATTGCTGCAAAAATCTGGAAAGAAGCCCATTGACTGGAAAGCACTTTGAAAGGCTTGTGTCCTTTTGGGAGGGTGCTGCGTCTAAAACAGTGACATTTAAGAGACTCAATCTTAAGAGCTTGAAGGAGTCCAGAAATTTTATTGTTGTGTTTGAGACAAGTGACCTAAACAGTCTTCTTCAGCCCTTTGTTCTGGATTAATTCTATCAACTGGGTGGGATTATTCCGAAGAGTCTTTTTGAGGCTTAAAGAAGTTGGTATAAAGAATTCACCTTCCAAGTGCATTTGAGCACAACTTAGAATTGGCTGTAAGGAGCGATGTAACGTCTTGTTCTCAGGTCACTGCCCAAGAAAACATTCTGTTCTGTGCTATTATAACacacttcttccccctccccccaaatccctGTCTTATTACCTGTTTTCGAGGAACATGCAAGTACCTCTTCACCCTAACAGCGAAGAAGCTATTTTTCATTTTGAACCTCTTACAAAAAATCCTGCTAGCAAAGCCGTTGCAGCATTCAGGTCTTCCTATGTTCCCCTTTTGTAAGTGATAGGCTATAAGCTTTGCTGTGAGCCACAGTGCTCCACGTCAGCAGTTTCTGTGGCCTGAAGAGACTGATGATCTGTAGCACCATCGGTATGGAAAGATCTGTGGTGCTTGTACATCCCCATGCGAATGTGGGGAATGTGATCACTGGTCCCTAGCCTGTTGCATTTAGTCCTCAATGTTAACGCTGCCATGCCCCGGATCTCTTGAGGATCCATTCTAGGGCTTGTTCCCCCACAGGCAAGGGCCAAAATGGGGTCCTCATAAAGGCATCTCTGCCATTCAGTGGGGGAGGGACCCATAAATGGCTTTATCATCTTGGATTCCTGAGAAGCAAAGTTGGTTATCTGAGTTGTATGCAAATTGCGTAAGGGGGGGGGTCTATACTGGTATATTTTAAGTACCAAATTAAGATGCATGCATACTTCCTGTAACACTAGTGACAAAGTTGGTTTTTGGAGTcactatatttttttaaaataaacgtCTGTTTTGATACATGTTCCTTGTCATTAATTGTGCTTGTTGATGCCGGCCTTAGGGTTTTCTTGGTGACCTTTGCACTTCatgcattcacactgcactaaataatgtggtttgcaactggatttttactatataagaacagcaaaaatccagttgcaaaatacaactgtgagaagaaaaaatggaaaaagcccaaagaagccgaagtggctccataaacagctctctaaagacttgagaaataaaaaagactcctttaggaatcggaaggagggccttataaccaaggaggaatataaacaaatcaccagtgcttgtagagaaaaagttaggaaagctaaagctcagtatgagcttaggctggccaacgatgctaaaaacaacacaaaagggttcttttcttatgatcagagtaagaaaaagcaaGGACATTGTGGCCATTGGGagggcaaggaagtgaaattgtaacgggtaataaagagagggtggaactgctcaattcctacttttcttcagtcttctgagggaaacggtgctcaacatggcaaaaacaacatataagggtatgaagttccaacctaggatcagcataggggtagtacataaacacctagtttctttaaatgaaacgaagtcctcacGGCCGGATAAattgcatccaaggattctaaaCGAGCATGCGGATgcaatttttgagaattcttggagaacagaagaagaagaagatattggatttatatcccgctcttcactccgaagagtctcagagcggctcacaatctcctttaccttcctcccccacaacagacaccctgtgaggtgggtggggctggagagggctctcacagcagctgccctttcaaggacaacctctgccagagctatggctgacccaaggccatgctagcaggtgcaagtggaggagtggggaatcaaacctggttctcccagataagagtccgcacacttaaccactacaccaaactggctggtgctggaagattggatgcgggcgaatgttgtccccatcttcaagaaggggaaaaaaagacaatccgggtaactactgacccatcagcttgacatctatacctggaaaagttttagagtcatgtcagactaacctgatctcattttttgagaaagtgactaacttgctggatcgggggaatgctgtagacatcgtttatcttgatttcagtaaggcttttggtaaggttccccatactatccttgttgacaagttggtaaaatgtggtttggatcctgttaccgttaggtggatctgtaactggttgacagatcgcacccaaagagtgcttgtgaatggctcctcatcttggagaggagtgacaagtggagtgcctcaaggatctgtcctgggacttgttttgctttgttcaacatctttatcaatgatttggatgaaggaatacagataatgcttattaaatttgcagatgatactaaattgggaggggttgcaaacacagaagaagacaaaaacaggatacaggatgaccttgacaggctggaaaacggctaaaaccaataaaatgaattttaactgggataaatgtaaaattttgcatttaggtaggaaaaatcccatgcatagttataggatgggggagacttgtcttagcagtagtatgtgcgaaaaggatctcggggtcttagtggatcatacgctgaacatgagtcaacagtgtgatgtggtggctaaaaaggcaaatgcaattttggactatatcaacagaagtatagtgtccagatcacgtgatgtgatggtatcgctttactctgctctggtaagacctcacctggagtcttgtgttcagttttgggcaccacattttaagaaggatatagacaagctggaacgggtccagaggagggcaacgaagatggtgaggggtctcgagaccaagtcctatgaggagaggttgaaggagctggggatgtttagccaggagaggaggcggctgaaaggtgataggatcaccgtcttcaagtacttcaagggctgtcatctagaggatggtgtggaattgttttctgtggcccaggaaggtaggaccagaaccaatgggttgaaattaaatcaaaagagtttccagctcaacattaggaagaacttcctgaccgttagagtggttcctcagtggaacaggctttctcgggaggtggcgggttctccttccttggaggtttttaaagagaggctagatg containing:
- the UNG gene encoding uracil-DNA glycosylase, encoding MIGQKTLLSFFEAAAPPGKKRSRSPEQPGEAAEACSPKRSKADIASPRSPPLSPEQLERIRRNKEAALQRLAARTNSLVPAEIGRSWRVALTGEFSKPYFSQLMAFVAEERKRYTVYPPPNLVFTWTQMCDIHNVKVVILGQDPYHGPSQAHGLCFSVQRPVPPPPSLENIYKELETDIEDFSHPGHGDLTGWAGQGVLLLNAVLTVRAHQANSHKEKGWEQFTDAVVSWLNKNLDGLVFMLWGAYAQKKGSAIDRKRHHVLQTVHPSPLSVHRGFFGCKHFSKTNELLQKSGKKPIDWKAL